The following coding sequences are from one Leptolyngbya sp. NIES-3755 window:
- a CDS encoding hypothetical protein (hypothetical protein N9414_14197;~similar to AA sequence:cyanobase_aa:LBDG_51740) — MAQLQRLVIASEQFNQTQIELSIEQRHYLSHVLRLKNGDRFIALDGKGHSWIAALESDQATLIEPLQASSELSVSITLMLALPKTGFDDVVRQVTELGVACIAPVMSDRTLLNPSGNKLDRWRRIAQEAAEQSERQIVPTILEPMPFKLALEQLQADSHYICAERSTSQHLLNCEFGSSVIVAIGCEGGWTNQEVEMAIAHHYQPVTLGKRILRAVTAPIAAASLIAGLVESRARSET; from the coding sequence TTGGCGCAACTTCAACGATTAGTCATTGCTTCTGAGCAATTCAACCAAACACAAATTGAACTATCAATTGAACAGCGACATTATTTGAGCCATGTTTTGCGGTTAAAAAATGGCGATCGCTTTATTGCTCTCGACGGGAAAGGACACTCTTGGATCGCAGCACTCGAATCCGATCAAGCAACACTAATCGAACCACTACAAGCATCATCAGAGTTATCCGTCTCGATCACATTGATGTTAGCGCTACCGAAAACAGGATTCGATGATGTTGTGCGTCAGGTCACAGAATTAGGAGTCGCTTGTATTGCGCCTGTGATGAGCGATCGTACTTTACTCAATCCAAGCGGAAATAAACTCGATCGCTGGAGGCGAATTGCTCAAGAAGCCGCAGAACAATCCGAACGCCAAATCGTGCCGACGATTCTAGAACCAATGCCTTTCAAACTTGCATTAGAACAATTGCAGGCGGATTCTCATTACATTTGTGCCGAGCGAAGTACATCACAGCACTTACTGAATTGTGAGTTTGGTAGTTCGGTGATTGTGGCGATCGGGTGTGAAGGCGGATGGACAAATCAAGAGGTTGAAATGGCGATCGCGCATCACTATCAACCTGTAACCCTGGGAAAACGAATTTTAAGAGCAGTCACCGCTCCGATCGCTGCTGCCTCCTTAATTGCTGGACTGGTAGAAAGTCGCGCCAGAAGTGAAACCTAA
- a CDS encoding hypothetical protein (protein of unknown function DUF820;~similar to AA sequence:cyanobase_aa:PCC7424_4447), whose amino-acid sequence MLSTSIRLQLEPGERVTLQPVSWQRFEEVLAELGDRRLPRVAYADQTLEIMAPLPEHERSKVFIADLVKLLLKAQKRRWEPLGSTTFKREEMLAGIEPDDCFYIQNYQAVIGKDRIDLTVDPPPDLAIETDVTSKTELSAYQALGIPELWIYAKGKLKINVLENGEYREVSVSSTFPDFAVIDLIPRFMQRAKIVGVSQALDEFEVLIHS is encoded by the coding sequence ATGTTATCCACTTCGATCCGATTGCAGTTAGAACCAGGGGAACGGGTGACACTCCAGCCTGTTTCCTGGCAGCGATTCGAGGAAGTTTTGGCGGAATTAGGCGATCGACGATTGCCGAGAGTTGCGTATGCGGATCAAACGTTAGAGATTATGGCTCCACTGCCAGAACATGAGCGATCGAAAGTCTTCATCGCAGATTTGGTAAAACTCTTGCTCAAGGCTCAAAAGCGAAGATGGGAACCGCTTGGCTCGACAACCTTTAAGCGTGAGGAAATGTTGGCGGGTATTGAGCCAGATGATTGTTTTTACATTCAGAACTATCAAGCCGTAATTGGAAAGGATCGGATTGATTTAACGGTTGATCCGCCTCCTGATTTAGCCATTGAAACGGATGTTACTTCTAAAACTGAGCTATCTGCTTATCAGGCATTGGGTATTCCTGAGCTTTGGATCTATGCAAAAGGAAAGTTGAAAATCAATGTTCTGGAGAACGGAGAATATCGAGAAGTTTCGGTCAGTTCAACGTTTCCAGACTTTGCGGTGATTGATCTGATTCCTCGGTTTATGCAACGTGCGAAAATAGTGGGTGTTAGTCAAGCTCTTGATGAGTTTGAAGTACTCATTCATTCATAG